A single region of the Candidatus Bathyarchaeota archaeon genome encodes:
- a CDS encoding NADH:flavin oxidoreductase, producing the protein MESLFNLFSSRMHSTVHGACMCFQYMKILKLLFPEAYQDVLALVGLLDPLEVKGLVLENRIVMPPMHTGLATSEGAVTDTLVKHYIERSKALGLLIIEHSYVSQAGKLSERQLGIYDDRLVSGLKKLSNSVHAKGTPVVIQINHAGRSASREITRMQPVAPSSNGSALELQVGEIEALAETFASAALIAIRAGFDGVEVHGAHGFLLNQFFSPLTNRRQDEYGGSLEKRMRFPLEVVKRTRERIGGSLLLYRLGSDDLDPAGTQIEDSRKFAVKLKEAGVDVIDVSGGLCGSSPEQLQSIQGYFISQAQQIKEVVDIPVIGVGGIRNPEIADEFIREGKVDLVAVGRELFRNPDWLAEAARILRRAR; encoded by the coding sequence TTGGAGTCTCTATTTAACCTTTTCAGTTCAAGAATGCATTCCACAGTGCACGGTGCATGCATGTGCTTTCAATACATGAAAATACTTAAGTTGCTTTTCCCTGAAGCCTACCAGGATGTGCTTGCATTGGTTGGTTTGTTAGATCCCTTGGAAGTGAAAGGACTAGTACTTGAGAATAGAATCGTGATGCCACCCATGCATACGGGTTTGGCTACTTCTGAAGGAGCTGTAACTGATACTCTCGTCAAGCACTACATTGAACGTTCAAAGGCATTGGGCCTGCTGATAATTGAACACAGCTATGTGTCTCAGGCTGGAAAGCTCAGTGAAAGGCAGCTGGGAATATACGACGACAGACTAGTTTCCGGGCTCAAGAAGCTTTCGAATAGTGTTCATGCTAAAGGCACTCCAGTCGTGATTCAGATAAATCATGCGGGAAGGAGCGCCAGCAGGGAAATTACCAGAATGCAGCCTGTTGCTCCTTCATCCAATGGAAGCGCTCTTGAACTCCAAGTCGGAGAGATTGAAGCCCTAGCTGAAACCTTTGCCAGTGCGGCTTTGATAGCGATAAGGGCGGGGTTTGATGGAGTTGAGGTTCATGGTGCACACGGTTTTCTTCTCAACCAGTTCTTCTCGCCCTTAACTAATCGACGTCAAGATGAATATGGGGGTTCTCTGGAGAAGAGGATGCGGTTTCCTCTGGAGGTTGTTAAGAGAACTAGAGAAAGAATAGGGGGGAGCCTCCTTCTTTATCGCCTTGGTTCAGATGATTTGGATCCTGCAGGGACTCAAATTGAAGATTCTAGAAAGTTTGCTGTGAAGCTAAAGGAAGCAGGTGTAGATGTGATTGACGTGTCGGGGGGCTTGTGTGGAAGCAGCCCAGAGCAACTCCAGAGTATACAAGGCTACTTCATTTCTCAAGCACAGCAAATCAAAGAAGTGGTAGACATACCAGTCATCGGTGTCGGAGGGATCAGGAATCCAGAAATCGCTGATGAGTTCATACGTGAGGGAAAGGTTGATTTGGTTGCTGTGGGTAGGGAGCTCTTCAGAAATCCAGATTGGCTTGCAGAAGCCGCCAGAATCCTGCGTCGAGCTCGTTAG
- a CDS encoding flavin reductase family protein, which translates to MKVKKNPWTALFPCPVVLVTCVDPHGKPNIITLAWAGTVCSDPPTLGLGIRPHRHSYKLIEHSREYVVNIPTVDILKEADFCGMVSGKDVDKFSQTGLTPEPAEKVKPPLIKECPVNIECILKKKIPLGTHDLFLGEIVSVHVDQDILNEKGRLDFNKVAPFVYNQGEYWSLHQKIGVYGFSKK; encoded by the coding sequence ATGAAAGTAAAAAAGAATCCGTGGACTGCCTTGTTTCCTTGCCCCGTTGTTCTCGTTACATGCGTAGACCCTCACGGAAAGCCTAACATAATCACTTTAGCTTGGGCAGGAACAGTGTGTTCTGACCCACCTACACTAGGTTTAGGCATCCGCCCCCACAGACACTCCTACAAGCTAATTGAGCATTCAAGAGAGTACGTTGTGAATATCCCAACAGTGGATATCTTGAAGGAAGCAGACTTTTGTGGAATGGTCTCCGGCAAAGACGTAGATAAGTTCTCTCAAACAGGACTCACACCAGAACCTGCAGAAAAGGTCAAGCCTCCCCTGATTAAAGAATGCCCAGTAAACATCGAATGCATTCTTAAAAAGAAGATTCCTCTAGGTACACACGACCTGTTTCTAGGAGAAATTGTTTCCGTTCATGTTGACCAAGACATCCTGAATGAGAAAGGAAGACTTGACTTCAACAAAGTAGCTCCCTTCGTCTACAATCAAGGTGAATACTGGAGCTTACACCAAAAAATAGGTGTTTATGGATTCTCAAAGAAATAG
- a CDS encoding DUF72 domain-containing protein, translated as MLRAYGRVFATAEINTTFYRYPTKKMVMGWARYSPSDFVFSAKLPKLITHEKKLDLGAGVEEDLEKFCDIMRVLLLNGKLGCLLIQLPPRYEYDLAHLESFLKILPADFKFAVEFRNLSWLRNETWDLLRKYKVAYTIVDEPLLSPEIHITSSIAYFRWHGKGEKPWFNYRYSKEELDPWIPRVEATSKKVKKVYGYFNNHFHGYAPENCLQVLEMLGMLETRQQEAMERVKRHRRRPKQVTLGAFG; from the coding sequence ATGTTGCGTGCTTACGGGAGGGTGTTCGCAACCGCTGAGATAAACACCACGTTTTACAGGTATCCTACGAAAAAGATGGTGATGGGTTGGGCAAGGTATAGTCCCTCCGACTTTGTGTTTTCTGCGAAGTTGCCCAAACTGATTACCCACGAGAAGAAACTTGATTTGGGGGCGGGGGTCGAGGAGGACTTGGAGAAGTTCTGTGACATAATGCGTGTTCTACTGTTGAATGGCAAGCTTGGGTGTTTACTGATCCAGTTGCCGCCGAGATACGAGTATGATCTTGCCCATTTGGAGTCGTTTTTGAAGATTCTTCCTGCCGACTTCAAGTTCGCTGTTGAGTTTCGTAACTTGTCATGGTTGCGGAACGAAACGTGGGATCTGCTGAGGAAATATAAGGTTGCTTACACTATCGTCGACGAGCCTTTGTTGTCTCCTGAAATTCACATAACGTCAAGTATTGCTTATTTTCGTTGGCACGGAAAGGGAGAAAAACCATGGTTTAACTACAGGTATTCAAAAGAAGAGTTGGACCCCTGGATACCTAGAGTGGAGGCGACTTCTAAGAAGGTTAAGAAAGTGTATGGATATTTTAACAATCACTTTCATGGGTATGCACCCGAGAATTGCCTGCAAGTGCTGGAAATGCTTGGAATGCTTGAAACCAGGCAGCAAGAAGCGATGGAACGGGTGAAGAGGCACAGGCGAAGACCAAAACAGGTAACTCTGGGAGCGTTCGGTTAA
- a CDS encoding malate dehydrogenase → MISIIGAGKVGSASAFNILRFRISDIVLIDVAGELAKGEALDMMQAAPAIEFDGNVKGTSDFSEMEGSEVTVIVAGAGRKPGMTRLDLINMNYKIVKSVVKEVVKYAPECKLMVVTNPVDIMTYVAYKESGFERNRVFGMGNILDTIRFRSYIATELNVSREDIRALVIGEHGDSMVPLVDYATVSGIPIEDLLEKEQIEKIVSLTRTSGAEVIKLKGATTYAPAVEIAVAVDAVLRGRNRVMSVSTFLQGEYGLSNISIGVPVILGKNGVERILELELSPEAKRQFNESASIIKDMINTHACTDGLTTCRRSF, encoded by the coding sequence ATGATTTCGATCATAGGGGCAGGGAAGGTAGGAAGCGCCTCCGCATTTAACATTCTAAGATTCAGAATTAGCGACATTGTTCTCATAGACGTTGCTGGAGAGTTGGCTAAAGGCGAAGCACTGGATATGATGCAAGCCGCACCCGCAATAGAATTCGATGGCAACGTCAAGGGAACCAGCGATTTCAGTGAAATGGAAGGTTCAGAGGTCACGGTTATTGTTGCGGGTGCGGGAAGAAAACCCGGAATGACACGCCTTGACCTTATTAATATGAATTACAAAATAGTGAAATCTGTTGTGAAAGAAGTTGTGAAATACGCTCCTGAATGTAAGCTCATGGTTGTGACGAACCCCGTCGACATAATGACTTACGTAGCCTACAAAGAATCAGGCTTTGAGAGGAACAGAGTTTTTGGAATGGGAAACATCCTTGACACCATACGCTTCAGATCTTACATAGCAACTGAGCTAAATGTTTCCAGAGAGGATATTCGTGCCTTGGTTATAGGAGAGCATGGGGATTCCATGGTCCCCCTCGTGGACTATGCGACTGTTTCCGGAATACCAATAGAAGATTTGCTCGAAAAAGAGCAGATTGAGAAAATAGTGAGCCTTACCAGAACCTCTGGTGCTGAAGTCATAAAACTAAAAGGAGCCACAACATATGCACCAGCAGTTGAAATAGCTGTCGCCGTCGACGCTGTTTTGAGGGGTAGAAACAGGGTGATGAGCGTTTCCACTTTCCTTCAGGGGGAATATGGTCTTTCAAATATCTCCATTGGTGTACCCGTTATTCTTGGAAAGAATGGTGTTGAAAGAATTCTAGAACTCGAATTAAGCCCTGAAGCCAAGAGACAGTTTAATGAATCGGCTTCAATCATAAAAGACATGATAAATACGCATGCATGCACAGATGGTCTGACCACTTGCAGGCGCAGCTTTTAA
- a CDS encoding Lrp/AsnC family transcriptional regulator, whose translation MVFVVEAYLCVNCVGGMVWEIADGALKIEGVKMAHAVTGQFDVIAYIKFANMDKLREIIEKFMSLNGVQRTQTAVVIPHGLG comes from the coding sequence ATGGTGTTTGTGGTGGAAGCCTATCTATGCGTCAATTGTGTTGGTGGAATGGTGTGGGAGATTGCCGATGGGGCACTTAAGATTGAAGGAGTGAAAATGGCCCACGCCGTTACCGGCCAGTTCGATGTCATTGCCTATATCAAATTCGCCAACATGGATAAGCTTAGAGAGATTATAGAGAAGTTTATGTCCCTAAATGGAGTTCAGCGAACCCAGACAGCAGTCGTGATACCACATGGATTAGGATAG
- a CDS encoding nucleotide pyrophosphohydrolase, with product MERADGNTNISYLISKVREFLEERDWKKYHNPKDLAESICIEAAELLQLFQWTRPEESEQFKSKPSEVQRIKEELADVGIYCLSMADTLNIDLTSAILDKLGQNKKKYPVEFYKGKAFLTS from the coding sequence ATGGAGCGTGCTGATGGCAATACAAACATTAGTTATCTCATCTCGAAAGTTAGAGAATTTCTTGAGGAAAGAGACTGGAAAAAATATCATAATCCAAAGGATCTAGCCGAGTCCATTTGCATCGAAGCGGCCGAGCTTCTTCAACTTTTCCAATGGACTAGACCTGAAGAAAGCGAACAGTTCAAAAGCAAGCCGTCAGAGGTGCAACGAATCAAAGAAGAACTTGCTGATGTCGGCATCTACTGTCTCAGCATGGCAGACACCCTTAACATCGACCTCACCAGTGCTATTCTTGACAAACTAGGACAAAACAAGAAGAAATATCCAGTCGAATTCTACAAGGGAAAGGCCTTTCTCACCTCATAG
- a CDS encoding translation elongation factor-like protein, producing MSSSRELKEIGIVTHFFAKISVAVVELKDTLRTGDRILIQGDTSDFEQTVESMQIEHENIESAGAGQSIGLKVDQRVREGDRVYRILS from the coding sequence TTGTCGAGTAGTAGAGAATTAAAAGAGATTGGCATTGTCACTCACTTTTTCGCAAAGATTAGTGTAGCTGTCGTGGAGCTGAAGGATACTTTGCGTACAGGTGATAGGATACTCATTCAAGGAGATACATCGGATTTCGAGCAGACCGTAGAGTCAATGCAGATTGAGCATGAGAATATCGAGAGTGCTGGAGCTGGGCAGAGTATAGGTTTGAAGGTTGATCAGAGAGTTAGAGAAGGAGATAGAGTCTACAGGATTCTTTCGTAG
- a CDS encoding HIT family protein, translating to MKEDCFMTGQCTFCRLAKKEAPASYIYEDKEVAAFLDMKPINEGHTLVIPKNHYENIYEIPEEEVAHLFRIVKKVTYAVKKGVNAEGISIIQNNERAAGQVVFHLHVHIIPRFWKPKSCRPREICESSELDTVAAKIRQFV from the coding sequence ATGAAAGAGGATTGCTTCATGACTGGCCAATGCACGTTTTGTAGACTAGCGAAAAAGGAAGCTCCTGCGAGTTACATTTACGAAGACAAAGAAGTAGCCGCTTTTCTGGACATGAAACCGATAAACGAAGGCCACACACTCGTAATACCTAAGAACCACTACGAGAATATTTATGAAATTCCAGAAGAAGAAGTTGCACACTTATTCAGGATTGTGAAGAAAGTAACATACGCAGTCAAGAAGGGAGTAAATGCTGAAGGAATCAGCATTATCCAAAACAACGAAAGAGCTGCAGGTCAAGTTGTATTTCATCTTCATGTCCACATCATCCCAAGATTTTGGAAACCAAAATCATGCCGACCCCGTGAAATATGCGAATCGAGTGAATTAGATACTGTAGCAGCTAAAATAAGACAATTCGTTTGA
- a CDS encoding ArsR family transcriptional regulator, translated as MSKTDADKRLARLVRSCVCPTEDASKYAKELRDLANRMASKESAKKQSRFFKALADENRVRILRLLMLREMCVCEIMVALNLTQPTASHHLGILEKEGIIKRRKEGKWVFYAVADLEIIEGIGKLGLLK; from the coding sequence ATGTCTAAAACTGATGCGGATAAACGATTAGCAAGACTAGTCAGATCGTGCGTCTGTCCAACCGAAGACGCATCCAAGTATGCGAAAGAACTAAGAGACCTCGCCAATAGGATGGCAAGTAAAGAATCAGCCAAAAAGCAAAGCAGATTTTTTAAAGCCTTAGCAGATGAAAACAGGGTCAGAATTTTAAGGCTCCTAATGCTACGTGAGATGTGCGTGTGTGAAATAATGGTTGCTCTAAATCTGACACAGCCAACAGCCTCTCACCACCTAGGGATACTGGAAAAAGAAGGCATTATTAAGAGAAGGAAAGAAGGAAAATGGGTTTTCTACGCTGTTGCCGATTTGGAAATCATTGAGGGAATAGGGAAATTGGGGCTGCTGAAATAA